From a region of the Helicobacter hepaticus ATCC 51449 genome:
- the ccoG gene encoding cytochrome c oxidase accessory protein CcoG, producing MQNNTQNYRIKRYIVYGVATLFLLIFPFIQINGNQLFLLSFDHKQLHLMGVVFDMQELYLMPFLLILMFVGIFFMTTLAGRIWCGWACPQTIFRVLYRDLLQTKIFGLRKKISNKQEKMDLSTFGDKIKAVLAFLIMATLCLVAAANLMFFFTPPSDFFAYMSDPLNHRILLGFWLGFGLFFILDIAYIQENFCIYMCPYCRVQSVLFDDDTITAVYDYKRGGAVYDTKGMKFDIAPKKQDPNNECTNCLACVRVCPTHIDIRKGMQLECINCLECADACAKVMDKLGRPSLVMWKSFASLDNNGKVRVMRFKTIGYTIILALVFVLLLFMGTTKEGMLLNISRTSELYEVRNHHIVDNHYTMLFHNTDANDHEMYFEVLDVKGNDIAHSLKIITPKAPFKVKAGKKEKKVVTLRTEEVLQKGSYDIIIRAFAIDDKEHIFVERKTNFVYPDEKMLKD from the coding sequence ATGCAAAATAACACTCAAAATTACAGAATCAAGCGCTATATTGTTTATGGTGTAGCAACTTTATTCTTGTTGATATTTCCTTTTATTCAAATCAATGGTAATCAGCTTTTTTTGCTTTCATTTGACCATAAACAATTACATCTTATGGGGGTGGTATTTGATATGCAAGAGCTTTATTTAATGCCATTTTTGCTCATTCTTATGTTTGTGGGAATCTTTTTTATGACTACCCTTGCTGGTCGTATATGGTGCGGTTGGGCTTGTCCGCAAACAATTTTTCGTGTGCTTTATAGGGATTTATTGCAGACAAAGATTTTTGGCTTGCGTAAAAAGATTTCTAATAAACAAGAAAAAATGGATTTAAGCACTTTTGGCGATAAAATTAAGGCGGTGTTGGCATTTTTAATTATGGCTACACTTTGTCTTGTAGCAGCAGCAAATTTAATGTTTTTCTTCACGCCTCCGAGTGATTTTTTCGCTTATATGAGTGATCCGCTTAATCATCGCATATTGCTTGGATTTTGGCTTGGATTTGGACTATTTTTTATTTTAGATATTGCTTATATACAAGAAAATTTTTGTATTTATATGTGTCCGTATTGTCGCGTGCAAAGTGTGCTTTTTGATGATGATACGATTACTGCGGTATATGACTACAAACGCGGTGGAGCAGTGTATGACACAAAAGGTATGAAGTTTGATATTGCACCTAAGAAGCAAGATCCAAATAATGAATGCACAAATTGTTTGGCTTGTGTGAGGGTTTGTCCTACGCATATTGATATTAGAAAAGGTATGCAGCTTGAATGTATTAATTGTCTTGAATGTGCCGATGCTTGTGCAAAAGTAATGGATAAGCTTGGCAGACCTTCACTTGTTATGTGGAAGTCTTTTGCTTCACTTGATAATAATGGTAAAGTGCGTGTGATGCGTTTTAAAACTATTGGCTATACAATTATTTTGGCTCTTGTATTTGTCCTACTCCTTTTTATGGGAACGACAAAAGAGGGTATGTTGCTTAATATCAGCCGCACATCGGAGCTTTATGAAGTGAGAAATCACCATATCGTAGATAATCACTATACAATGCTCTTTCACAATACAGATGCAAATGACCACGAGATGTATTTTGAAGTGCTTGATGTCAAAGGTAATGATATTGCCCACTCATTAAAGATTATTACGCCAAAAGCGCCATTTAAAGTTAAAGCGGGCAAAAAGGAAAAAAAGGTAGTAACACTCCGCACAGAAGAGGTTTTGCAAAAAGGCAGTTATGATATTATCATACGCGCTTTTGCCATAGATGATAAGGAGCATATTTTTGTTGAGCGCAAAACGAATTTTGTTTATCCAGATGAAAAAATGCTAAAAGACTAG